One Periophthalmus magnuspinnatus isolate fPerMag1 chromosome 15, fPerMag1.2.pri, whole genome shotgun sequence genomic window carries:
- the pla2g12b gene encoding group XIIB secretory phospholipase A2-like protein isoform X1: MLLRTLLLFLCVSSGLCATLSLFHMQAKDEDTQDPTAALDNPVLDNIVDTVDGNMQENETTADEITNDASPPEEEKGLLEKLMENDKQPEVEKEVQEEVQEEVNAAIEDVAPTEEVVTDSDNKTEDIIEANVVDDTIPDPLPQEEDNEIKPIQIEEVPKKPEEQSSRWSFNSIRNSFQNMNGYFDSLVELVGGRNGVCQYRCRYGEVPAPRPGYQLPEPNGCSSSLVGFQVNAALDLGIPAMTQCCNQLDSCYDTCGTSKYDCDSNFRSCLHGICSDLKKSLGLGTQYQTCESMADGLFNTVWTLGCRPYMNSQRAACICEEEEKDEL; this comes from the exons ATGCTTCTCCGGACCTTGCTGTTGTTCCTCTGTGTATCCTCAGGTCTATGTGCCACTTTAAGCCTTTTTCACATGCAAGCCAAAGATGAAGATACACAAGACCCAACTGCTGCTTTGGACAATCCTGTTTTGGACAATATAGTAGACACTGTGGATGGAAACATGCAAGAAAATGAAACAACTGCAGATGAGATAACCAACGATGCATCTCCACCTGAAGAAGAGAAAGGTCTACTTGAAAAATTAATGGAGAATGATAAACAGCCAGAAGTGGAAAAAGAGGTACAAGAAGAAGTACAAGAAGAAGTTAATGCTGCTATAGAAGACGTGGCTCCAACTGAGGAGGTAGTGACTGATAGTGACAACAAAACTGAAGACATTATAGAAGCCAATGTAGTTGATGATACAATTCCAGACCCACTTCCTCAAGAGGAGGACAATGAAATTAAGCCTATTCAGATAGAAGAAGTCCCCAAAAAGCCAGAAGAACAGAGCAGCAGATGGAGCTTCAACTCAATCAGGAACAGTTTCCAAAATATGAATGGGTATTTTGACTCTCTGGTGGAGCTTGTAGGAGGGAGAAATGGAGTTTGTCAGTACCGCTGCAGATATG GAGAAGTCCCTGCCCCCCGTCCCGGATACCAGCTCCCCGAGCCCAACGGTTGCAGCTCGTCCCTGGTGGGATTCCAGGTGAATGCTGCT CTGGACTTGGGGATCCCTGCCATGACTCAGTGCTGTAACCAACTGGACTCCTGCTACGACACGTGTGGCACCAGCAAGTACGACTGCGACTCCAACTTCCGCTCCTGTCTCCATGGCATCTGCTCTGACCTCAAGAAGAGTCTCGGGCTGGGCACACAATATCAAA CCTGTGAATCAATGGCAGATGGACTATTCAACACAGTTTGGACTCTCGGTTGCAGGCCCTACATGAACAGCCAGAGGGCGGCGTGTATCTgcgaagaagaggagaaagatgaACTGTGA
- the pla2g12b gene encoding group XIIB secretory phospholipase A2-like protein isoform X2 has protein sequence MLLRTLLLFLCVSSGLCATLSLFHMQAKDEDTQDPTAALDNPVLDNIVDTVDGNMQENETTADEITNDASPPEEEKGLLEKLMENDKQPEVEKEVQEEVQEEVNAAIEDVAPTEEVVTDSDNKTEDIIEANVVDDTIPDPLPQEEDNEIKPIQIEEVPKKPEEQSSRWSFNSIRNSFQNMNGYFDSLVELVGGRNGVCQYRCRYGEVPAPRPGYQLPEPNGCSSSLVGFQLDLGIPAMTQCCNQLDSCYDTCGTSKYDCDSNFRSCLHGICSDLKKSLGLGTQYQTCESMADGLFNTVWTLGCRPYMNSQRAACICEEEEKDEL, from the exons ATGCTTCTCCGGACCTTGCTGTTGTTCCTCTGTGTATCCTCAGGTCTATGTGCCACTTTAAGCCTTTTTCACATGCAAGCCAAAGATGAAGATACACAAGACCCAACTGCTGCTTTGGACAATCCTGTTTTGGACAATATAGTAGACACTGTGGATGGAAACATGCAAGAAAATGAAACAACTGCAGATGAGATAACCAACGATGCATCTCCACCTGAAGAAGAGAAAGGTCTACTTGAAAAATTAATGGAGAATGATAAACAGCCAGAAGTGGAAAAAGAGGTACAAGAAGAAGTACAAGAAGAAGTTAATGCTGCTATAGAAGACGTGGCTCCAACTGAGGAGGTAGTGACTGATAGTGACAACAAAACTGAAGACATTATAGAAGCCAATGTAGTTGATGATACAATTCCAGACCCACTTCCTCAAGAGGAGGACAATGAAATTAAGCCTATTCAGATAGAAGAAGTCCCCAAAAAGCCAGAAGAACAGAGCAGCAGATGGAGCTTCAACTCAATCAGGAACAGTTTCCAAAATATGAATGGGTATTTTGACTCTCTGGTGGAGCTTGTAGGAGGGAGAAATGGAGTTTGTCAGTACCGCTGCAGATATG GAGAAGTCCCTGCCCCCCGTCCCGGATACCAGCTCCCCGAGCCCAACGGTTGCAGCTCGTCCCTGGTGGGATTCCAG CTGGACTTGGGGATCCCTGCCATGACTCAGTGCTGTAACCAACTGGACTCCTGCTACGACACGTGTGGCACCAGCAAGTACGACTGCGACTCCAACTTCCGCTCCTGTCTCCATGGCATCTGCTCTGACCTCAAGAAGAGTCTCGGGCTGGGCACACAATATCAAA CCTGTGAATCAATGGCAGATGGACTATTCAACACAGTTTGGACTCTCGGTTGCAGGCCCTACATGAACAGCCAGAGGGCGGCGTGTATCTgcgaagaagaggagaaagatgaACTGTGA